The Clostridium septicum genome contains a region encoding:
- a CDS encoding glycosyltransferase family 2 protein — MFSIVIVNWNGAKLLNQCLDSLIEKYKKSLLIETIELDKNYGFAYANNIGIDKAMKDENEYIVTLNNDIEVTNDTLDILKRYIENNRNVDIFQLMMINYYERNKIDAAGLEFDENYFVMPLGYNKDKSEIENLQIEIEGACAGAAVYSKKALLSVKEMEIDYFSSDFFAYFEDVDLALRLKSKGFKTHLVKEAIVYHMHSATGNKSSNFKDYYLSRNLFKYFKRNLSIKQYNISSKKGYKLMGKMFARYLVKGNLGGAKSILKGMVDYKLNR; from the coding sequence ATGTTTTCAATAGTAATAGTAAATTGGAATGGTGCAAAACTTTTAAATCAATGTTTAGATAGTTTGATAGAAAAATATAAAAAATCTCTATTAATAGAAACTATAGAGTTAGATAAAAATTATGGCTTTGCTTATGCTAATAACATAGGAATAGATAAAGCAATGAAGGATGAAAATGAATATATAGTAACTCTTAATAATGACATAGAAGTTACAAATGATACCTTAGATATACTAAAAAGATATATAGAGAATAATAGAAATGTAGATATATTTCAATTAATGATGATTAACTATTATGAAAGAAATAAAATCGATGCTGCGGGATTAGAGTTTGATGAAAACTACTTTGTAATGCCATTAGGTTATAATAAAGATAAATCAGAAATAGAAAATTTACAAATTGAAATAGAAGGTGCATGTGCAGGGGCTGCTGTCTACTCTAAAAAAGCGTTATTATCTGTTAAAGAAATGGAAATTGATTATTTTTCTTCAGATTTTTTTGCATATTTTGAAGATGTAGACTTAGCATTAAGATTAAAATCAAAAGGATTCAAAACTCATTTAGTAAAAGAAGCTATAGTTTATCATATGCATTCGGCTACGGGAAATAAAAGTTCAAATTTTAAGGATTATTATTTATCTAGAAATCTTTTTAAGTATTTTAAAAGAAATTTATCCATTAAACAATATAATATTTCATCTAAAAAAGGTTATAAATTAATGGGGAAAATGTTTGCAAGATATCTAGTGAAAGGAAATTTAGGTGGAGCAAAATCTATATTAAAAGGAATGGTAGATTATAAATTAAATAGATAA
- a CDS encoding mannose-1-phosphate guanylyltransferase, with amino-acid sequence MLCAVIMAGGRGTRFWPLSTDNKPKQFLSLIDEETMIQKTINRILPIIPLERIFVCTGKKYVNLVKEQLPNLPERNIIVEPEGKNTAPCIALSALTIKRYYGDSTMVVLPSDHLIREENKFREILIKADNFLKKHNKGLMTLGMHPDRPETGYGYINCGKEIDDDINKVEAFVEKPNKEKAEEYLKLGGYLWNGGMFLWKVNTILDEIKKYIPNTYEALQAMQNIDEEDIERFVNQQYQKVDEISIDYAVLEKSDDIYVIKSDIGWDDIGTWRAIERYREKDGYNNIYFNNTVSIDSSNNMVIGNHNNNVVMIGVSNVATIVSDEGIYVINRELLDDVKDFKEGIKNNNNTK; translated from the coding sequence ATGTTATGTGCAGTTATTATGGCTGGAGGTAGAGGGACAAGATTTTGGCCATTATCAACGGATAATAAACCAAAGCAGTTTTTAAGTTTAATAGATGAAGAAACTATGATTCAAAAAACTATAAATAGAATATTGCCTATTATTCCTTTAGAGAGGATATTTGTATGTACTGGAAAAAAGTATGTTAATCTTGTTAAAGAACAACTTCCCAATTTGCCAGAAAGAAACATAATAGTTGAACCAGAAGGTAAGAATACAGCACCTTGTATAGCATTGTCGGCGTTGACTATAAAAAGATATTATGGAGATTCAACTATGGTTGTATTACCATCAGATCATTTAATACGAGAAGAAAATAAGTTTAGAGAAATATTAATTAAAGCAGACAATTTTCTTAAAAAACATAATAAAGGGTTAATGACACTTGGTATGCATCCTGATAGACCGGAAACTGGATATGGATATATAAATTGCGGTAAAGAAATAGATGATGATATAAATAAAGTAGAGGCATTTGTTGAAAAGCCAAATAAGGAAAAGGCTGAGGAATACTTAAAATTAGGTGGATATCTTTGGAATGGCGGAATGTTTCTTTGGAAAGTAAATACGATTTTAGATGAAATAAAAAAATATATTCCTAACACATACGAAGCATTACAAGCTATGCAAAATATAGATGAAGAAGATATTGAAAGATTTGTAAATCAGCAATATCAAAAAGTTGATGAAATATCTATAGATTATGCTGTACTAGAAAAATCAGATGATATTTATGTTATTAAAAGTGATATAGGATGGGATGATATAGGTACATGGAGAGCTATAGAAAGATATAGAGAAAAAGATGGATATAATAATATATATTTTAATAATACAGTAAGTATAGATTCTAGCAATAATATGGTTATCGGTAACCATAATAATAATGTTGTTATGATTGGAGTTAGCAATGTAGCAACTATAGTAAGTGACGAGGGAATTTATGTTATAAATAGAGAATTACTAGATGATGTTAAAGATTTTAAAGAGGGGATAAAAAATAATAATAATACTAAATAG
- a CDS encoding glycosyltransferase family 2 protein, whose amino-acid sequence MKNTVCAVIITYNCDENFLNTFNSVVNQVGKIVIVDNGSNKNTINMLKNIEKENDVQLILCEENLGIAAALNKGVKYALNNGYDWIITLDHDSNLKDDMVMKLLKGYNSLNDIEKEKVVSLLPRYIELGLNVDKQLNKEQEYIKYIEGGITSGNIVSRKAFEEVGLFDEKLFIDFVDYDFCFRIKEHGYDIVEVSDAILFHRIGETKEGRFFFKKVSATNHSPVRRYYITRNRIYCWKKYKNIVPESIKFDKSCALKETIKILLYEEKKFTKIKMIFKGIHDSNKGIFGKFD is encoded by the coding sequence ATGAAAAATACCGTGTGTGCAGTTATAATAACTTATAATTGTGACGAAAATTTTTTAAATACATTTAATTCAGTAGTTAATCAAGTAGGTAAAATTGTAATAGTAGATAATGGATCAAATAAAAATACTATTAATATGTTAAAAAATATAGAAAAAGAAAACGACGTACAATTAATATTGTGTGAAGAAAATTTAGGAATAGCAGCCGCTTTGAATAAGGGAGTTAAATACGCTTTAAATAATGGGTATGACTGGATAATTACATTAGATCATGATAGTAATTTGAAAGATGATATGGTAATGAAGTTATTAAAAGGATATAATAGTTTAAATGATATAGAAAAAGAAAAGGTTGTTAGTCTATTACCTAGATATATAGAATTAGGTTTGAATGTAGATAAACAATTAAATAAGGAACAAGAGTATATAAAATATATAGAAGGTGGAATAACATCAGGAAATATCGTTAGTAGAAAAGCTTTTGAAGAAGTAGGATTATTTGATGAAAAATTATTTATAGACTTTGTGGATTATGATTTTTGTTTTAGAATAAAAGAGCATGGATATGATATTGTTGAAGTATCAGATGCTATATTATTTCATAGAATAGGAGAAACTAAAGAAGGACGATTCTTCTTTAAAAAAGTTTCGGCTACAAACCATTCACCTGTTAGAAGATATTATATAACTAGAAATAGAATTTATTGTTGGAAAAAATATAAGAATATAGTTCCAGAATCCATTAAATTTGATAAGTCATGTGCTTTAAAAGAAACTATTAAAATATTGTTATATGAAGAAAAAAAATTTACTAAAATTAAAATGATTTTTAAAGGAATACATGATAGTAATAAAGGGATATTTGGTAAATTTGATTAA
- a CDS encoding glycosyltransferase family 4 protein translates to MKINFVVPFLSLTGGLKIIFEYATRIKKKGNEVKIYVPYKPYKVYYKENKTIWLKQYIKNIINGNNIQWADFDLEIIPIPSIKERYIDDGDIIIATAWPTAYDVNNLSENKGKKVYFIQDYEIWHGDIEKVEQTYKFDMEQIVIAQWLKELVEKKNGNKKAHLIYNGIDLNEMYNNDKNYNLNSKNVVMLYHNLPSKGTNDGIEIINKIRKEDNSINLIMFGAEKGDNIPDYAEFYLLPERREIREIYSRGDVFLFTSISEGWGLTPLEAMACKCAVVGRDVGAIKEIGDNNKNVLKSNVEDVDSLEKNLIKVLNDINLRKTLSEEGYKLIKQFDWSKSVEKFYNVLEGTLDQE, encoded by the coding sequence ATGAAAATTAATTTTGTAGTTCCTTTTTTATCTTTGACTGGTGGGTTAAAAATTATTTTCGAATATGCTACAAGAATAAAAAAGAAAGGGAATGAAGTTAAGATATATGTGCCATATAAACCCTATAAAGTGTATTATAAAGAAAATAAGACTATATGGTTAAAACAATATATAAAAAATATAATAAATGGCAATAATATACAATGGGCAGATTTTGATTTAGAAATAATCCCAATTCCTAGTATTAAGGAAAGATATATTGATGATGGGGATATAATCATTGCAACAGCATGGCCAACAGCTTATGATGTAAATAATCTTTCTGAAAATAAGGGGAAAAAGGTTTATTTTATTCAGGATTATGAGATATGGCATGGTGATATAGAAAAAGTAGAACAAACTTATAAGTTTGATATGGAGCAAATAGTAATTGCACAATGGTTAAAAGAGTTAGTAGAAAAGAAGAATGGAAATAAAAAAGCTCACTTAATTTATAATGGAATAGATTTAAATGAAATGTATAACAATGATAAGAATTATAATCTAAACTCAAAAAATGTAGTAATGTTATATCATAACTTACCATCAAAAGGTACTAATGATGGGATAGAAATAATTAATAAGATTAGAAAAGAAGATAATAGTATAAATTTGATAATGTTTGGAGCCGAAAAGGGAGACAATATTCCAGATTATGCAGAGTTTTATTTATTACCGGAAAGACGGGAAATAAGAGAAATATATTCTAGAGGAGATGTTTTTTTATTTACAAGTATTTCAGAAGGCTGGGGATTAACCCCTTTAGAAGCAATGGCTTGCAAGTGTGCGGTAGTTGGAAGAGATGTTGGAGCTATAAAAGAAATAGGAGACAATAATAAAAATGTATTGAAGAGCAATGTTGAAGATGTTGATTCTTTAGAAAAAAATCTTATTAAAGTTTTAAATGATATTAATTTAAGAAAAACATTATCGGAAGAAGGGTACAAATTAATAAAACAATTTGACTGGAGTAAATCAGTTGAGAAATTTTATAATGTTTTGGAAGGTACCCTAGATCAGGAGTAG
- a CDS encoding DUF2142 domain-containing protein, protein MQNINSDLRKKYIYRTIYGVIMLILMYKSIMHFKNLEAYKSKGFLLISVVLVGLMIISMITLTKFNSKSIEKQFLVVGLIWGMAFIFINPPYLVPDESVHIYRAYDIAKGRLFFKGSENNMMLPVGVKKYDKQLWDIINNGKGSKNYIQNINTPLEKDNLIKYDADATAAYNTIAYIPQSIGMFIGDLLNLSSYFIIILGRISNFLTWLALCYLALKYIPIKKDLLFLLMCIPMGMQQAASTSPDALLNSSSFLLIAYILYLKFEKEKVDYKDVGIIILLTIIIGSIKLPYIAIGGILILIPNNKMKFKSFGKIMLIILIAFSSLAVKSGWEKISAPKIENSVVMEDSSSQKNNVEEKKEVISLAGTAKNILKEPGLFINKIIYTFKQDRDFYKASFTAYFGWFKVLAPNWTINLILLMLFIFAIKGDEKFKFKIFDKIILILMSIGMYAALCGVSLQWKQVPVHQVDVLDGIQGRYFFPFIIGIYFVFQNTKLKLKLNEFWLNSYRNIYLCWTLMFSLAMMFQTYF, encoded by the coding sequence TTGCAGAATATTAACAGCGATTTAAGAAAGAAGTACATCTACAGAACGATATATGGAGTAATAATGTTGATTTTAATGTATAAATCAATAATGCACTTTAAAAATCTTGAGGCTTATAAAAGTAAAGGTTTTTTACTTATTAGTGTAGTATTAGTTGGTTTAATGATTATTAGTATGATTACTTTAACAAAGTTTAATAGTAAAAGTATAGAAAAACAATTTTTAGTTGTTGGGTTGATTTGGGGGATGGCTTTTATATTTATAAATCCTCCATATTTGGTACCAGATGAATCAGTGCACATATATAGAGCTTACGATATAGCAAAAGGAAGACTATTTTTTAAGGGAAGTGAAAATAACATGATGCTTCCTGTAGGAGTAAAAAAATATGATAAACAGTTATGGGATATTATTAACAATGGAAAAGGAAGTAAAAATTATATTCAAAATATAAATACACCATTAGAGAAAGATAATTTAATAAAATATGATGCTGATGCAACCGCTGCATATAATACAATAGCATATATTCCACAGTCAATAGGTATGTTTATAGGAGATTTATTAAATTTAAGTTCATATTTTATTATAATTTTAGGTAGAATATCTAATTTCTTAACATGGTTAGCGTTATGTTATTTAGCATTAAAATATATTCCTATAAAAAAGGATCTTTTATTTCTTTTAATGTGTATTCCTATGGGAATGCAACAAGCAGCTTCAACCTCACCTGACGCTTTATTAAATTCTAGTAGCTTTTTATTAATAGCGTATATATTATATTTAAAGTTTGAAAAAGAAAAGGTAGATTATAAAGATGTAGGTATTATTATTTTGTTAACTATAATAATAGGTTCCATAAAGTTACCATATATAGCAATTGGAGGAATATTGATTTTAATTCCAAACAATAAAATGAAATTTAAATCTTTTGGGAAAATAATGCTTATTATACTTATAGCATTTAGTAGTTTAGCAGTTAAGTCAGGATGGGAAAAAATATCTGCTCCAAAGATAGAAAACTCAGTGGTAATGGAAGATAGTTCCTCTCAAAAAAATAATGTTGAAGAGAAAAAAGAAGTAATAAGTTTAGCAGGCACAGCAAAAAATATTTTAAAAGAGCCAGGTTTATTTATTAATAAAATTATATATACATTTAAACAAGACAGAGATTTTTATAAAGCATCATTTACAGCTTATTTTGGCTGGTTTAAAGTGTTGGCTCCAAATTGGACAATAAATCTTATATTATTGATGTTATTTATTTTTGCAATAAAGGGAGATGAAAAATTTAAATTTAAAATATTTGATAAAATAATTTTAATTTTAATGTCTATAGGAATGTATGCTGCCTTGTGTGGCGTTTCATTACAATGGAAACAAGTACCCGTACATCAAGTTGATGTGCTTGATGGTATACAAGGAAGATATTTCTTTCCATTTATAATAGGGATATATTTTGTATTCCAAAATACAAAATTAAAACTAAAATTAAATGAATTTTGGTTGAATTCATATAGAAATATATATCTTTGTTGGACTTTAATGTTTTCATTGGCTATGATGTTCCAAACGTATTTCTAA
- a CDS encoding polysialyltransferase family glycosyltransferase: MNNLFIVNTPYHITLSLAIINAKGLKNNVLIVLRDFNFVYKDYSYLNESFDEIIEINGLNKLNKASGAKKILEVIKNLFLDIYTTKKAIKNLRALEFDNIFFANDSYVQVQALIHKLKGENTEISYMEDGIACYLSDDKTITSNSLFNKIKIIYNSILITLFNMRKKYENGVCYGSNSYVDKCYVLYPEFIRKELLVKSIQKIEDSNFENALRMSYTKSNIIINDSIIFLVDLFEENLACKYEEVIKYLSSKNKKIYIKYHPRETNFYLDKYLNCSIIKLQSNKNIEALLIGTNKNVVLTGKGSTAFLTLSKISKNQYVVIGEAIGLTIDSRVKKILTDIGVKFPMKIEEV; encoded by the coding sequence ATGAATAATCTATTTATTGTTAATACACCATATCATATAACATTATCTTTAGCTATAATTAATGCAAAAGGATTAAAAAACAATGTGCTTATAGTATTAAGAGATTTTAACTTTGTTTACAAAGATTATAGTTATTTAAATGAGAGTTTTGACGAAATTATTGAAATTAATGGATTGAATAAATTAAATAAAGCAAGTGGTGCTAAAAAAATATTAGAGGTTATTAAAAATTTATTTTTAGATATATATACAACTAAAAAGGCTATAAAAAACTTAAGAGCACTTGAATTTGATAATATATTTTTTGCAAATGATTCTTATGTACAGGTTCAAGCATTAATACATAAGCTAAAAGGAGAAAACACCGAAATATCATATATGGAAGACGGTATAGCATGTTATTTAAGTGATGATAAAACTATTACATCTAATTCATTATTTAACAAAATAAAAATTATATATAATAGTATTTTAATTACTCTTTTTAATATGCGAAAAAAATATGAAAATGGAGTGTGTTATGGAAGTAATAGTTATGTTGATAAATGTTATGTTCTATATCCAGAGTTCATACGAAAAGAGTTATTAGTGAAAAGTATTCAAAAGATAGAAGATAGTAATTTTGAAAATGCACTGAGAATGAGTTATACGAAAAGCAATATTATTATAAACGATAGTATTATATTTTTGGTAGATTTATTCGAAGAGAATTTAGCATGCAAATATGAAGAAGTGATTAAGTATTTAAGTAGTAAAAATAAAAAAATCTATATTAAATATCATCCAAGAGAAACTAACTTTTATTTAGATAAATATTTAAATTGTAGTATTATAAAGCTACAATCTAATAAGAATATTGAAGCATTATTAATTGGAACAAATAAAAATGTTGTACTAACAGGAAAAGGCAGTACTGCATTTTTAACGCTGTCTAAAATTAGCAAAAACCAATATGTGGTGATAGGGGAAGCAATTGGATTAACTATAGATAGTAGAGTGAAAAAGATACTGACTGATATAGGAGTTAAATTTCCTATGAAAATTGAAGAAGTATAG
- a CDS encoding flippase, whose amino-acid sequence MKKQKSLINNFIYNTLFTLLNLLFPLITLPYTSRVIEASGIGKVNFANSIVNYFLIIASLGIPLYGVREIAKVRENKKALSKTYSEIFFINLLSTLISIVAYYLMVFNFDYFAKDYKLFIVSGFLLLLNALNIDWFYQGLEEYKYIALRSVVFKVISLVLLFTMVKTREDYINYALINVIALSGNNIINILNINKFTHFSFSGLEFKKHIRPICILLSIQVAVNIYVNLDTTMTGVLAGEVSVGFYSNAVKLNKIIVSVVTSVGTILLPRLSYHIENNNVEEFNTILNKALKVIIMLSIPAMTGVLFLLREIVLLMFKPEFIPVIYTMKILTPLIIILSIGNLFGTQILMPLGKENKLLFSVIIGAVINFTLNLMLIPKMNENGAAVSTIIAELVVMIIQVYIAKSYVKIKLDFKFISKIILSNAVMTIVLYIISRTVDGLISNLISSVIFGVISYIGTSIILKEETVIEILRKNSKIKI is encoded by the coding sequence ATGAAAAAACAAAAATCTTTAATAAATAATTTTATATACAACACCTTATTTACACTGTTGAATTTATTATTTCCATTAATAACTTTACCATATACATCTAGAGTAATAGAAGCTAGTGGAATAGGAAAGGTTAATTTTGCAAACTCAATAGTCAATTACTTTTTAATAATTGCATCATTAGGAATACCTTTATATGGTGTAAGAGAAATAGCTAAGGTAAGAGAAAATAAGAAAGCTTTATCTAAAACTTATTCAGAAATATTTTTTATAAATTTATTATCAACACTAATAAGTATAGTAGCATATTATTTAATGGTATTTAATTTTGATTATTTTGCGAAAGATTATAAATTATTTATAGTTTCTGGATTTCTTTTATTATTAAATGCTTTAAATATAGATTGGTTCTATCAAGGGCTAGAAGAATATAAATATATAGCATTAAGAAGTGTAGTGTTTAAAGTTATTTCCTTAGTGTTATTATTTACAATGGTGAAGACTAGAGAGGATTATATAAACTATGCATTAATAAATGTAATAGCTTTAAGTGGTAATAACATAATTAATATTTTAAATATAAATAAGTTTACACATTTTTCTTTCTCGGGTTTAGAGTTCAAGAAGCATATAAGACCAATATGTATTCTATTATCAATTCAAGTTGCAGTTAATATATATGTTAATTTGGATACAACGATGACTGGGGTCTTAGCAGGAGAAGTTAGTGTAGGCTTTTATTCTAATGCAGTAAAACTTAATAAAATTATTGTTAGTGTAGTTACATCTGTAGGAACAATATTATTACCTAGATTAAGCTATCATATTGAGAACAATAATGTTGAAGAATTTAACACAATACTAAATAAGGCATTAAAAGTAATAATAATGTTAAGTATACCGGCTATGACTGGAGTGCTATTTTTATTAAGAGAAATAGTACTATTAATGTTTAAGCCAGAATTCATACCTGTAATATATACTATGAAAATTTTAACTCCACTAATAATAATACTTTCTATAGGGAATTTATTTGGCACTCAAATATTAATGCCTCTAGGAAAAGAAAATAAACTTTTATTTTCAGTAATAATAGGAGCAGTGATAAATTTCACATTAAATTTAATGCTAATACCTAAAATGAATGAGAATGGTGCAGCAGTATCCACAATAATAGCAGAATTGGTTGTTATGATAATTCAAGTATATATAGCAAAAAGTTATGTGAAAATAAAATTAGATTTCAAATTTATTTCTAAAATTATATTATCTAATGCAGTAATGACAATAGTATTATATATTATTTCACGAACTGTAGATGGACTAATTAGTAATCTGATATCATCAGTTATTTTTGGAGTTATATCCTATATAGGTACAAGTATAATTTTAAAAGAAGAAACAGTAATTGAAATCTTAAGAAAAAATTCAAAAATAAAGATCTAA
- a CDS encoding glycosyltransferase, producing the protein MENKQLVSVVMSTYNEPKEWVQLSIESILDQSYDNIEVIIVCDNPNNKEIIELLKKFEEDFRVRVLYNEKNIGLTNSLNKALKFVNGEFVARMDSDDISEKDRLLKQYNYLTENNLDLIGGGVICINENEEKISIINNLPKNSELVRKRIIKNSCVPHPTWFGKKSVFHDLNGYRAVNYAEDYDFLLRALAKGFKLGNIDEIVLKYRIRSSSISNSNGLKQFITSQMLINLYKKDKILEDINVINEFIGEELKKIDKSEEINYYEASREFTKGCIGIKKLDFNQGLKIIKGLTKSKYYRKKIWGYIRALL; encoded by the coding sequence ATGGAAAATAAACAGTTAGTTTCAGTAGTTATGAGCACTTACAATGAACCGAAAGAATGGGTGCAATTATCAATAGAGTCTATATTAGACCAAAGTTATGATAATATTGAAGTTATAATAGTTTGTGATAACCCTAATAATAAAGAAATTATTGAACTTCTTAAAAAGTTTGAAGAAGATTTTAGAGTTAGAGTTCTATATAATGAAAAAAATATTGGGCTAACTAACAGTTTAAATAAAGCATTAAAATTTGTTAATGGAGAATTTGTTGCACGAATGGATTCAGATGATATTTCAGAAAAGGATCGGTTATTAAAGCAATATAATTATCTTACTGAAAATAATCTTGATCTAATTGGTGGCGGGGTTATTTGTATTAATGAAAATGAGGAAAAAATTTCAATTATAAATAATCTTCCTAAAAATAGTGAATTAGTTAGAAAGAGAATAATAAAAAATAGTTGTGTTCCTCATCCAACTTGGTTTGGTAAAAAAAGTGTTTTTCATGATTTAAATGGATATAGAGCAGTTAATTATGCCGAAGATTACGATTTTTTATTAAGGGCTCTAGCTAAGGGATTTAAACTAGGAAATATAGATGAAATTGTTTTAAAATACAGAATAAGAAGTAGTAGTATATCTAATAGCAATGGATTAAAACAGTTTATAACATCTCAAATGCTTATAAATTTATATAAGAAAGATAAAATTTTAGAGGATATTAATGTAATTAATGAATTTATAGGTGAAGAGTTAAAAAAAATAGATAAAAGTGAAGAAATAAATTATTATGAAGCATCTAGAGAATTTACTAAAGGATGTATTGGGATAAAGAAGTTAGATTTTAATCAAGGACTAAAAATAATAAAAGGTCTAACAAAATCAAAGTATTATAGAAAAAAAATTTGGGGTTATATAAGGGCTTTATTATAG
- a CDS encoding lipopolysaccharide biosynthesis protein, producing the protein MENILNKLKSTAILNVFKYSMVKYIALAFVFFREIVNAKILGPEMVGILGNLILIISYCGYANLGVVYAMNREWIVYKDNEGESDKAREVINTSFSALSIVSLIFLLASISSIFIFEGISKWYMSLLFIIAITEQYKNFFINYFRLLNNLNMINLIELLNGIGTLILILLLGGSFKILGVLFAMTIIGIVIFLVSIIKVPKINIKINKEILKTLISIGIPLLIYNLGFYILTTIDRFVIIKFLGNEALGYYTFANQMATATLVFISSILFLFYPKMISKYNSGDNSEIINSIYSYTGLIELFNIVFIFIGVIVIKPFIDIILPNFKGSISTYNILLMAIIMSNFSYFSNVFIIAKKKQNVLVVLQILSIIINLLLNILGVKLNLGIIGVAIATLITNTIYSFIQHYIVNYKIRKSNFIKDLFKMYSGMIIISTYLVTVVIVDLNYMKIVLGLFIIMLLMIPKFFNIKKLIDDIK; encoded by the coding sequence ATGGAAAACATATTAAATAAATTGAAGAGTACTGCTATTTTGAATGTTTTTAAATATTCAATGGTAAAATATATAGCATTAGCATTTGTGTTTTTTAGAGAAATTGTTAATGCTAAGATATTGGGCCCAGAAATGGTTGGGATTTTAGGTAATCTTATTCTAATAATAAGCTATTGTGGTTATGCTAATTTAGGTGTAGTTTACGCTATGAATAGAGAATGGATTGTATATAAAGATAATGAAGGTGAAAGTGATAAGGCGAGAGAGGTAATAAATACATCTTTTTCAGCATTAAGTATAGTTTCTTTGATTTTTCTTCTTGCATCTATATCAAGTATATTTATCTTTGAAGGAATTTCAAAGTGGTATATGTCATTATTATTTATAATTGCAATAACCGAGCAATATAAGAACTTTTTTATTAACTATTTTAGATTATTAAACAATCTAAATATGATTAATTTAATAGAATTATTAAATGGAATAGGTACATTAATTTTAATTCTGTTATTAGGAGGAAGCTTTAAAATATTAGGAGTATTATTTGCTATGACGATAATTGGGATAGTAATCTTCTTAGTATCAATTATTAAAGTTCCTAAAATTAATATTAAAATTAATAAAGAAATTTTAAAAACATTAATTTCAATTGGAATCCCTTTATTAATATATAACTTAGGATTTTATATATTAACAACTATAGATAGATTTGTTATTATAAAGTTTTTAGGAAATGAAGCGTTAGGATACTATACATTTGCAAATCAAATGGCTACAGCAACATTAGTGTTTATTAGTTCAATATTATTTTTGTTTTATCCTAAAATGATAAGTAAATACAATAGTGGAGATAATAGCGAAATAATTAACTCAATATACAGTTATACCGGATTAATAGAGTTATTTAATATAGTTTTTATATTTATAGGAGTAATTGTAATTAAGCCATTTATTGATATTATTTTGCCAAATTTTAAAGGTAGTATAAGTACTTACAATATTTTATTAATGGCAATAATAATGAGTAATTTCTCATATTTTTCAAATGTATTTATTATAGCTAAGAAGAAACAGAATGTATTAGTTGTTTTACAAATATTATCCATAATTATTAATTTGCTTCTTAATATACTAGGAGTTAAATTAAACCTAGGTATTATTGGGGTTGCCATTGCTACATTAATTACTAATACTATATACTCATTTATACAGCACTATATAGTGAATTATAAAATAAGAAAAAGTAATTTCATTAAAGACTTGTTTAAAATGTATTCTGGTATGATTATAATTTCAACATATTTAGTAACGGTAGTCATAGTAGATTTAAATTATATGAAAATAGTATTAGGATTATTTATAATTATGTTGTTAATGATTCCTAAGTTTTTTAACATTAAAAAATTAATTGACGATATAAAATGA